The following proteins come from a genomic window of Natronosalvus vescus:
- a CDS encoding restriction endonuclease → MSPYEFERLVGNLWSEMGYDTEVVKGSGDRGIDVIASKEDPFKRTQLIQTKKYSHGNKIGSQKIREYRTLYDQEESVNTVAIVTTGNYTRQARKLAEDLDVETVNGLELVKLLKSEGKSLLEDLFPSETATEAGTSNDSKTKPKKTPAEPEPNSSISMKHINPERTESVSKIWSDDIEKAAKEFDDQR, encoded by the coding sequence ATGAGTCCGTATGAATTTGAGAGATTAGTAGGGAATCTTTGGAGCGAGATGGGATATGATACGGAGGTGGTGAAAGGAAGTGGAGACCGAGGAATTGACGTTATCGCATCGAAGGAAGACCCGTTTAAAAGAACACAGCTGATACAGACGAAGAAGTACTCACACGGAAATAAGATAGGGAGCCAGAAGATTCGTGAGTACAGAACGTTGTATGACCAGGAAGAGAGCGTCAATACGGTTGCTATCGTTACAACGGGGAATTATACGCGACAGGCGAGAAAATTAGCGGAAGATCTCGATGTAGAGACTGTAAACGGACTGGAACTGGTGAAATTGTTGAAAAGCGAGGGCAAAAGCCTTCTCGAGGATCTATTTCCGTCTGAGACGGCAACCGAAGCAGGTACTAGCAACGACAGTAAAACGAAGCCGAAGAAAACCCCTGCCGAACCCGAGCCAAATTCATCTATCAGCATGAAACATATAAACCCAGAAAGAACCGAGTCGGTTTCTAAGATATGGAGTGATGACATTGAAAAGGCAGCGAAAGAATTTGACGATCAGCGGTAG